A segment of the Desulfurobacteriaceae bacterium genome:
GAAGCTGCAATCTCGGGACTTCCTCACGTTGTAGTGTATAAGCTTAACCCACTAACCTTTATGATTGCCAAAAGACTTGTAAAAATTCCTTTTGTGTCCTTACCAAACATAATAGCCAAGAAAGAAGTTGTTCCAGAACTTCTTCAAGATGAAATTAATCCTGAAAACCTTACCTTAAGTTTACTTACCGTCTATGAAAATAGATTTCACATAAAAGAACTTCTTGAAAAAGAAGTTAACTCAAAACTTAAAGGAGGAGCAATAGAAAAACTATGCAGGGAGATACTAAAGGAGATTTAAGACTTTTTGCCGTAGCACAACCGGGAATAGAAGAAATTACGGCAAGGGAGTTAAAAGATTTAGGAATAGAAGGAAAAGTTGTCCCCGGTGGAGTTGAGTTTGGGGGAAACTTAGAAACCCTTTATAAAGCAAATCTTCACCTTAGAACAGCAAGTAGAGTCCTTGCAAGACTTTGTACTTTCAAAGCCAAGCACTTTGCAGAACTTGTAAGAAAAGCCAAGAAGTGCCCTTGGGAAAACTTTTTAACAGAAGAGCTACCCTTAAAAATAAGGGTTACTTCAAAAAAATCAAAGCTTTACCACACAAAAGCAATTGAAGAAAGAATATGGAAGGCAATAAACGAAGCCCTTGGTTTTACACCTCCAAAGGCAAAGTTTGAAGACGAGGGAACAAGCGTAATAGTCCGCTTTGAAAATGACATTTGCACGATTAGCATAAACAGTTCCGGAGCAATCTTGCACAAAAGAGGATACAGAAAAAACGAGGTAGAAGCTCCCCTTAGAGAAAACCTAGCAGCGGCAATGATTTTAGTATCAGGTTGGAGAGGAGATACTCCTTTAATAGACCCTT
Coding sequences within it:
- a CDS encoding class I SAM-dependent RNA methyltransferase, which translates into the protein MQGDTKGDLRLFAVAQPGIEEITARELKDLGIEGKVVPGGVEFGGNLETLYKANLHLRTASRVLARLCTFKAKHFAELVRKAKKCPWENFLTEELPLKIRVTSKKSKLYHTKAIEERIWKAINEALGFTPPKAKFEDEGTSVIVRFENDICTISINSSGAILHKRGYRKNEVEAPLRENLAAAMILVSGWRGDTPLIDPFCGSGTIPIEAAMIAANIPPGINREFAFMRWKNFDETLWERIKEEALKNVKSVKVPIIGYDIDPKAIESAIENAKSANVLEVLEFKNQSFPKDSITENATIITNPPYGVRIPIKNVERIYRMFGDWVENYFKNYKVLFLSPSKRLANLTGLNSKLLTFFSNGGITVGLYESRKNL